A window of the Hordeum vulgare subsp. vulgare chromosome 5H, MorexV3_pseudomolecules_assembly, whole genome shotgun sequence genome harbors these coding sequences:
- the LOC123398337 gene encoding pentatricopeptide repeat-containing protein At5g61400-like — translation MPLSPPLRLILSSRRRPLATHHRCLSAAAVAAAARATSRDRADHLAAAVHGLAAAKDFPHAIRLTKSLVQASSPSARPGAAAFAALASTSTSPGPALGVLVIALSQMALHDEALSVFHRLRTLPALPACNAILDVLVKAHRFDRVWKLFDEMLSRGMVPTVVTYNTLINACRHEGAVAKAREVWGQMVARRIGPNVVTYSTMISALCDEGCIGEAEQLFFTMKETGMQPNHYTYNALMSSHCKRDGIKRALTLYQELLKSGLVPNAVIFTTLIDGFFQVNRISDAKNIFLDMHRYGVAPTVPVYNSLIDGAFRSSDSQEALTVYEDMTRLGLCPDEFTCSIIVRGLCSGGQVQVAARFLEAMQQSGINLNAAAFNALIDEYCKNGNLAEALATCTIMSEIGIDANVVTYSSLIDGHSKKGKMEIAMAIYTEMIAKGVEPNVLTYTALIHGHAKDGDINAAFRLQKEMAEKGISPNSVTVSVLVDGLCRENRIQDAVMIFMKHSGQKKPADIHTCLSNSTTEEDHSIPNSVTYMTLIYGLYIDGQYHEAGKFFSCMRESGMVPDSFTYSLLIRGQCMLGYVLNAMMLYADMLKVGVKPMTTVCPDIWSRDAPNDLKTVET, via the coding sequence ATGCCACTCTCGCCACCACTCCGCCTCATCCTCTCCTCCCGCCGTCGGCCCCTCGCCACGCACCACCGCTGCctatccgccgccgccgtagccgccGCTGCCCGGGCCACCTCAAGGGACCGCGCCGaccacctcgccgccgccgtccacgGCTTGGCCGCGGCCAAGGACTTTCCGCACGCCATCCGTTTGACGAAATCCCTCGTCCAGGCCTCCTCCCCCAGCGCGCGCCCCGGCGCCGCCGCTTTCGCCGCGCtcgcctccacctccacctcccccgGCCCCGCGCTCGGGGTGCTCGTCATCGCTCTCTCCCAGATGGCGCTCCACGACGAGGCGCTGTCCGTCTTCCACCGCCTGCGGACGCTGCCGGCGCTGCCTGCTTGCAACGCGATCCTCGACGTGCTGGTGAAAGCCCACAGGTTCGACCGCGTCTGGAAGCTGTTCGACGAAATGCTGAGCCGGGGGATGGTGCCGACCGTGGTGACGTACAACACGCTCATCAACGCGTGCCGGCACGAGGGAGCTGTGGCGAAGGCTCGGGAGGTCTGGGGTCAGATGGTGGCGAGACGGATTGGTCCAAATGTGGTCACTTACTCGACGATGATATCTGCACTTTGTGACGAGGGCTGCATCGGTGAGGCGGAGCAGTTGTTCTTTACCATGAAGGAAACAGGGATGCAACCCAACCATTACACATACAATGCACTGATGAGCAGCCACTGCAAAAGAGATGGTATCAAGAGGGCACTCACATTGTACCAGGAATTGCTGAAGAGTGGTCTTGTTCCCAATGCTGTGATCTTTACAACGCTGATTGACGGTTTCTTCCAGGTGAACAGAATAAGTGatgcaaaaaatatttttcttgacATGCACAGGTATGGAGTCGCTCCCACTGTGCCCGTGTACAACAGCTTGATTGATGGAGCTTTCAGGTCTAGTGATTCACAAGAAGCATTAACAGTTTATGAGGACATGACTCGCCTAGGTTTGTGCCCAGATGAGTTCACCTGCAGCATAATTGTAAGAGGCCTCTGTTCGGGAGGTCAAGTGCAGGTAGCGGCCAGGTTTCTTGAAGCAATGCAGCAATCTGGTATTAATCTTAATGCTGCTGCATTCAACGCGCTAATTGATGAGTACTGCAAGAATGGAAATCTAGCTGAAGCCCTGGCAACATGCACAATAATGAGTGAGATTGGAATTGACGCCAATGTGGTGACGTACTCCTCCTTGATAGATGGGCATTCAAAGAAAGGGAAGATGGAAATAGCAATGGCTATATACACGGAGATGATAGCCAAAGGGGTTGAACCTAATGTGTTGACATACACGGCTCTGATTCATGGCCATGCCAAGGATGGTGACATCAATGCTGCTTTTAGGTTACAGAAGGAGATGGCGGAGAAAGGCATTTCTCCAAATTCAGTCACTGTGTCGGTTCTTGTTGATGGTCTCTGCAGAGAGAATAGGATTCAAGATGCAGTCATGATTTTCATGAAGCACTCAGGGCAGAAGAAGCCTGCTGACATTCATACCTGTTTATCGAACTCCACAACTGAGGAAGACCATTCAATCCCAAACAGTGTGACATACATGACCTTGATATATGGTCTTTATATAGATGGCCAATACCATGAAGCTGGTAAGTTCTTCTCTTGCATGAGAGAATCTGGTATGGTGCCTGATAGCTTCACTTACTCACTACTGATTCGTGGACAGTGCATGCTTGGCTATGTCTTGAATGCCATGATGCTCTATGCTGATATGTTAAAGGTCGGTGTTAAACCCATGACAACAGTCTGTCCTGACATTTGGTCAAGGGATGCACCAAATGATCTTAAAACTGTTGAAACATAA
- the LOC123398338 gene encoding fructose-bisphosphate aldolase-lysine N-methyltransferase, chloroplastic, whose protein sequence is MAALHHLVLPPRLLSGHGPPPVLRFSRRPRPLVHLLPRAAAAATRASAAATAVSAPSEAALQNFRRWLSSQGAETGSVAPAVVPEGLGLVAERNLPRGEVVAEVPKKLWLDADAVAASVLGRVCGSGGDLRPWVSVSLLILREAARGGDSLWAPYLAILPRQTDSTIFWSEEELLEIQGTQLLSTTMGVKEYVQSEFDNVEAGIINVNKDLFPGTITFDDFLWAFGVLRSRVFPELRGDKLALIPFADLINHNGDITSKESCWEIKGKGFLGRDTVFSLRTPVDVKSGEQIYVQYDLDKSNAELALDYGFTESNSSRDSYTLTLEISESDPFYEDKLDIAELNGMGETAYFDVVLGESLPPQMITYLRLLCLGGTDAFLLEALFRNKVWEHLELPVSRDNEESICQVIQNACKSALAAYHTTIEEDEELLEREDLQSRHQIAVEVRVGEKKVLEQINDIFKEREQELDDLEYYQERRLKDLGFIGDNGDIIFWES, encoded by the exons ATGGCAGCTCTACACCACCTCGTCCTCCCGCCTCGACTCCTCTCCGGTCACGGCCCCCCTCCCGTCCTCCGCTTCTCCAGAAGGCCGAGGCCCCTCGTCCACCTGCTCCCGCGCGCGGCCGCTGCAGCCACACGGGcatcggcggcggcgacggcggtgtcCGCGCCCTCGGAAGCCGCGCTGCAGAACTTCCGCCGCTGGCTCTCTTCCCAGGGAGCGGAGACGGGATCGGTGGCTCCGGCAGTCGTGCCGGAGGGCCTCGGCCTCGTGGCGGAGCGGAACCTGCCCCGCGGCGAGGTCGTCGCCGAAGTGCCCAAGAAGCTCTGGTTGGAcgccgacgccgtcgccgcctccgTCCTCGGCCGCGTCTGCGGCAGCGGCGGGGACCTCCGCCCGTGGGTCTCCGTCTCGCTGCTCATCCTCAGGGAGGCTGCGCGCGGAGGGGACTCGCTGTGGGCGCCCTACCTCGCCATCCTCCCGCGCCAGACCGACTCCACCATCTTCTG GTCAGAAGAAGAGCTCTTGGAGATACAAG GAACACAATTACTGAGCACAACGATGGGTGTGAAAGAGTACGTGCAAAGCGAATTCGATAATGTCGAAGCCGGGATCATAAACGTGAATAAAGACCTTTTCCCTGGTACGATAACATTTGATGATTTCCTATGGGCGTTCGGAGTACTAAGGTCGAGGGTTTTCCCGGAGCTCCGTGGAGATAAGCTTGCCCTCATACCATTTGCTGATCTG ATAAATCACAATGGTGATATTACCTCAAAAGAATCGTGTTGGGAGATCAAAGGAAAGGGATTTTTAGGTAGGGATACTGTGTTCTCTTTGCGGACGCCAGTGGATGTTAAATCTGGAGAACAA ATATATGTTCAGTATGACCTGGACAAGAGTAATGCTGAATTGGCACTTGACTATGGGTTCACCGAATCAAACTCGTCAAGGGACTCATATACTCTGACGCTGGAGATCTCTGAATCTGATCCATTCTATGAAGACAAACTCGACATTGCAGAGCTAAATGGAATGGGGGAGACCGCATACTTCGATGTCGTCCTCGGTGAATCACTTCCTCCTCAAATGATTACTTACCTGCGATTACTTTGCCTTGGGGGAACGGACGCATTTCTCTTGGAAGCCCTCTTTAGAAATAAAGTTTGGGAGCACCTTGAATTGCCTGTGAGTCGTGATAACGAGGAATCAATATGCCAAGTCATCCAGAATGCCTGCAAATCTGCCCTTGCTGCCTACCACACCACCATAGAAGAG GATGAAGAGCTACTGGAGAGAGAAGATCTGCAATCAAGACATCAAATCGCCGTTGAAGTGAGGGTGGGTGAAAagaaagtactagagcaaatcaatgatattttcaAGGAGAGGGAGCAAGAATTAGATGACCTTGAGTACTACCAGGAAAGGAGGCTCAAGGATCTCGGTTTTATTGGTGACAATGGTGACATCATCTTCTGGGAGtcctag